One window of the Tachypleus tridentatus isolate NWPU-2018 chromosome 10, ASM421037v1, whole genome shotgun sequence genome contains the following:
- the LOC143230184 gene encoding uncharacterized protein LOC143230184 isoform X5 has product MNGHNYQFPQQTSPPSLMNGRNYQSFSRTSFPNLMNGRNYKSISQTSPPIFVNGRNYQSRRMGWQPHFRASGVLVADSDHSSNGLINRHSLQNKPSISGFAYTQKNLFSPHQTTTSRSDRPEQDITNYGLRDNTSRFRNPYSRYFKSSYSYNSERNITSSNVPDLTLARIQKRIEMAQRSRYAMQNTRYTSNEAVNDIPQSANNSPVSIYQGISKTNQNNKHISDDDLTQLRQFNSPFSSTGVSSRQPINNYVPEAETSSTWQSDTMEDSVPQHDINKRRLNNQRQFGAKTQSSGNPYSSHKLFWDDQTRDRLRQQNEVIQERERNSFQQHQYEYQLRPQYPDEQTQEVSQWPETWTQKSTFEQQHGHQLSSPPLFNGQFQLPWSELNNKNQNVFTTQFQESQRENRRHQNQNGEQYITSQVPYTREDTVTSLPSRVGVTDQREDALRRQYEQAEQRRRQQEMALRQQQQQQKGEQFPTYQLPYSPGEIQSSEQPVGRGEQREEALRRQYELAEQRRRQQEEALRQQQQQQKGEQFPTSQLPYSPEEALIPQQTVDVGQQREEALRRQYELAEQRRRQQEEALSQQQQQQQKGEQFPTSQLPYPPEEAPSPQQPVDKGQQREEALRRQYELAEQRRRQEEALRQQQEKGEQLPYYREEAPSQQQPVDKGQQREEALRRQYELAEQRRRQQEEALHQQQQKGEQFSTSQLPYSPEEAPSPQQPVDKGQQREEALRRQYELAEQRRKQQEEAQRQQQQQQKGEQFPTSQLPYSPEEALIPQQTVDVGQQREEALRRQYELAEQRRRQQQEAQRQQQQQQKGEQFPTSQLPYSPEEALIPQQTVDVGQQREEALRRQYELAEQRRQQEDALRQQQQQQQKGEQFPTSQLPYSVEEAPSQQQPVDKGQQREEALRRQYELAEQRRRQQEEALHQQQQKGEQFSTSQLPYSPEEAPSPQQPVDKGQQREEALRRQYELAEQRRKQQEEAQRQQQQQQKGEQFSTSQLPYSPEEALIPQQTVDVGQQREEALRRQYELAEQRRRQQQEAQRQQQQQQKGEQFPTSQLPYSPEEALIPQQTVDVGQQREEALRRQYELAEQRRQQEDALRQQQQQQQKGEQFPTSQLPYSVEEAPSPQQPVDKGQQREEALRRQYELAEQRRREQEEALRQQQEKGEQLPYYREVAPSQQQPFDKGQQREEALRRQYELAEQRRRQQEEALHQQQQKGEQFSTSQLPYPPEEAPSPQQPVDKGQQREEALRRQYELAELRRRQQEEAQRQQQQQQKGEQFPTSQLPYSPEEALIPQQTVDVGQQREEALRRQYELAEQRRREQEEALRHHHQQQKGEQFPISQLPYSPGEVQSSQQPVGRGEQREEALRRQYELAEQRRRQQEEAQRQQQQQQKGEQFPTSQLPYSPEEALIPQQTVDVGQQREEALRRQYELAEQRRQQEDALRQQQQQQQKGEQFPTSQLPYSVEEAPSPQQPVDKGQQREEALRRQYELAEQRRREQEEALRQQQEKGEQLPHYREEAPSQQQPVDKGQQREEALRRQYELAEQRRRQQEEALHQQQQKGEQFSTSQLPYPPEEAPSPQQPVDKGQQREEALRRQYELAGQRRRQQEEAQRQQQQQQKGEQFSTSQLPYSPEEALIPQQTVDVGQQREEALRRQYELAEQRRRDQEEALRQQQEKGEQLPYYREEAPSQQQPVDKGQQREDALRRQYELAEQRRRQQEEALHQQQQKGEQFSTSQLPYSPEEALIPQQTVDVGQQREEALRRQYELAEQRRREQEEALRRHHQQQEGEQFSISQLPYSPGEVQFSQQPVGRGEQREEALRRQYEVTEQRRRQQEEVLRQQQRQQKGEQLSTSQLPYSPGEVQSSQQPVDKGQQREEALRRQYELDEQRRRQQEEAQRQQQQQQKGEQFPTSELPYPPEEAPSLQQPVDKGQQREEALRRQYELAEQRRRQQEEAQRQQQQQQKGEQFPTSELPYPPEEAPSPQQPVDKGQQREEALRRQYELDEQRRRQQEEAQRQQQQQQKGEQFPTSELPYPPEEAPSPQQPVDKGQQREEALRRQYELAEQRRRQQEEAQRQQQQQEKGEQYLTPQLPYSPEEVLSPQQQGDRGEQREEALRRQYELAEQRRRQKEVHTTSHTTSDTPSAPQLRSSISSGTFSTNIKREKQSKSRTISSRDSNRDEQKKPEKLLGEDENERTDSLESQSLNKNIRKERLKGSRMIRLKMDEEKDKSSVDTENKPRPSRIQGRSPLSAHLMNSAFYVSFSPAQVIQRVDYDSEQNEVTSSRPIVRVNSPFPVTGAQEYEWLQGLAPDLRENYIREVEQARSKEETDGVRAGEFLRRFFSSPGRATSGPESTTQLPFQQSTHAMEPREEDGTTKPQIKGLRSDSTADDSTTITTTTTIVTSNNNGGLYDHSCLQRQVNRPFIRPPNISHGSPYKYERVLNKYTSNFYLIALYRCDPGFTLAEPTVNTLFCQQRKWVGDIPVCVKNGF; this is encoded by the exons ATGAATGGACATAACTACCAATTTCCCCAACAGACTAGTCCTCCCAGCCTTATGAATGGACGTAACTACCAGTCTTTCTCACGAACTAGTTTCCCCAACCTTATGAATGGACGTAACTACAAGTCTATCTCACAAACTAGTCCTCCAATCTTTGTGAATGGACGTAACTACCAGTCTCGAAGAATGGGTTGGCAACCACATTTCCGGGCCAGTGGAGTGCTGGTTGCTGACTCTGATCATTCTTCTAACGGCTTGATTAATAGACATTCTTTACAGAATAAACCAAGCATTAGTGGGTTTGCATACACACAGAAGAACCTTTTCAGTCCTCACCAGACTACAACATCACGCAGTGACAGACCAGaacaagatataacaaattacGGTCTGAGGGACAATACATCTAGGTTTCGCAATCCATACTCTCGTTATTTTAAGAGTTCATATTCCTATAATTCAGAGAGAAATATCACTAGTTCTAATGTCCCAGATTTAACTTTGGCAAGAATTCAGAAGAGAATCGAGATGGCACAACGAAGTAGGTATGCTATGCAAAACACAAGATACACTTCTAATGAAGCTGTGAATGATATCCCACAAAGTGCCAACAATTCACCAGTTTCCATCTATCAAGGCATTTCAAAAACGAACCAAAATAACAAACACATCAGTGATGATGATTTGACTCAACTGAGACAGTTTAATTCTCCGTTTAGCTCCACAGGTGTTTCTTCAAGGCAgccaataaataattatgttccaGAAGCAGAGACTTCTTCAACATGGCAAAGTGACACCATGGAAGATTCAGTACCACAACACGATATTAACAAGCGAAGACTGAATAATCAGCGACAATTTGGAGCTAAGACACAGTCATCTGGGAATCCTTATTCTTCACATAAGTTGTTTTGGGATGATCAAACTAGAGATCGTTTAAGACAACAAAATGAGGTGATTCAAGAGAGAGAGCGGAATAGTTTTCAGCAACATCAATACGAATACCAACTGAGACCTCAATATCCAGATGAACAAACTCAAGAGGTCTCACAGTGGCCAGAAACATGGACACAGAAGTCAACATTTGAACAACAGCATGGACATCAACTGTCTTCCCCTCCATTGTTCAATGGTCAATTCCAACTGCCATGGAgcgaattaaataataaaaatcaaaatgtattcACAACACAATTTCAAGAAAGTCAGAGAGAAAACCGCAGACATCAAAACCAAAATGGAGAACAGTATATCACTTCTCAAGTTCCTTACACTCGTGAGGACACTGTAACATCCTTACCTTCAAGGGTTGGTGTAACTGATCAACGAGAGGATGCTTTAAGACGGCAATATGAACAAGCTGAACAGAGAAGAAGACAACAAGAAATGGCTCTACGTCAACAGCAGCAGCAACAGAAAGGAGAACAGTTCCCTACATATCAGTTACCTTACTCTCCAGGAGAGATCCAATCTTCAGAACAACCAGTTGGTAGAGGCGAACAGAGAGAGGAGGCTTTAAGACGACAATATGAACTAGCTGAACAGAGAAGAAGACAACAAGAAGAGGCTCTACGTCAACAGCAGCAGCAACAGAAAGGAGAACAGTTCCCTACATCTCAGTTACCTTATTCTCCAGAAGAGGCCCTAATTCCACAACAAACAGTTGACGTAGGTCAACAGAGAGAGGAGGCTTTAAGACGACAGTATGAACTAGCTGAACAAAGAAGAAGACAACAAGAAGAGGCTCTAAGTCAACAGCAGCAGCAGCAACAGAAAGGGGAACAGTTCCCTACATCTCAGTTACCTTACCCCCCAGAAGAGGCTCCATCTCCACAACAACCAGTTGATAAAGGTCAACAGAGAGAGGAGGCTCTAAGACGACAATATGAACTAGCTGAACAGAGAAGAAGACAAGAAGAGGCTCTACGTCAACAACAAGAGAAAGGTGAGCAGTTACCTTACTATAGAGAAGAGGCCCCATCTCAACAACAACCAGTTGATAAAGGTCAACAGAGAGAGGAGGCTTTAAGACGACAATATGAACTAGCTGAACAGAGAAGAAGACAACAAGAAGAGGCCTTACATCAACAGCAACAGAAAGGAGAACAGTTTTCTACATCTCAGTTACCTTACTCCCCAGAAGAGGCTCCATCTCCACAACAACCAGTTGATAAAGGTCAACAGAGAGAGGAGGCTTTAAGACGACAATATGAACTAGCTGAGCAgagaagaaaacaacaagaagaGGCTCAACGTCAACAGCAGCAGCAACAGAAAGGAGAACAGTTCCCTACATCTCAGTTACCTTACTCTCCAGAAGAGGCCCTAATTCCTCAACAAACAGTTGACGTAGGTCAACAGAGAGAGGAGGCTTTAAGACGACAATATGAACTAGCAGAACAGAGAAGAAGACAACAACAAGAGGCTCAACGTCAACAGCAGCAGCAACAGAAAGGAGAACAGTTCCCTACATCTCAGTTACCTTACTCTCCAGAAGAGGCCCTAATTCCTCAACAAACAGTTGACGTAGGTCAACAGAGAGAGGAGGCTTTAAGACGACAATATGAACTGGCTGAACAAAGAAGACAACAAGAAGATGCTCTACGTCAACAGCAGCAGCAGCAACAGAAAGGGGAACAGTTCCCTACATCTCAGTTACCTTACTCCGTAGAAGAGGCCCCATCTCAACAACAACCAGTTGATAAAGGTCAACAGAGAGAGGAGGCTTTAAGACGACAATATGAACTAGCTGAACAGAGAAGAAGACAACAAGAAGAGGCCTTACATCAACAGCAACAGAAAGGAGAACAGTTTTCTACATCTCAGTTACCTTACTCCCCAGAAGAGGCTCCATCTCCACAACAACCAGTTGATAAAGGTCAACAGAGAGAGGAGGCTTTAAGACGACAATATGAACTAGCTGAGCAgagaagaaaacaacaagaagaGGCTCAACGTCAACAGCAGCAGCAACAGAAAGGAGAACAGTTCTCTACATCTCAGTTACCTTACTCTCCAGAAGAGGCCCTAATTCCTCAACAAACAGTTGACGTAGGTCAACAGAGAGAGGAGGCTTTAAGACGACAATATGAACTAGCAGAACAGAGAAGAAGACAACAACAAGAGGCTCAACGTCAACAGCAGCAGCAACAGAAAGGAGAACAGTTCCCTACATCTCAGTTACCTTACTCTCCAGAAGAGGCCCTAATTCCTCAACAAACAGTTGACGTAGGTCAACAGAGAGAGGAGGCTTTAAGACGACAATATGAACTGGCTGAACAAAGAAGACAACAAGAAGATGCTCTACGTCAACAGCAGCAGCAGCAACAGAAAGGGGAACAGTTCCCTACATCTCAGTTACCTTACTCCGTAGAAGAGGCCCCATCTCCACAACAACCAGTTGATAAAGGTCAGCAGAGAGAGGAGGCTTTAAGACGACAATATGAACTAGCTGAACAGAGAAGAAGAGAACAAGAAGAGGCTCTACGCCAACAACAAGAGAAAGGTGAGCAGTTACCTTACTATAGAGAAGTGGCCCCATCTCAACAACAACCATTTGATAAAGGTCAACAGAGAGAGGAGGCTTTAAGACGACAATATGAACTAGCTGAACAGAGAAGAAGACAACAAGAAGAGGCCTTACATCAACAGCAACAGAAAGGAGAACAGTTCTCTACATCTCAGTTACCTTACCCCCCAGAAGAGGCTCCATCTCCACAACAACCAGTTGATAAAGGTCAACAGAGAGAGGAGGCTTTAAGACGACAATATGAACTAGCTGAACTGAGAAGAAGACAACAAGAAGAGGCTCAACGTCAACAGCAGCAGCAACAGAAAGGTGAACAGTTCCCTACATCTCAGTTACCTTACTCTCCAGAAGAGGCCCTAATTCCACAACAAACAGTTGACGTAGGTCAACAGAGAGAGGAGGCTTTAAGACGACAATATGAACTAGCTGAACAGAGAAGAAGAGAACAAGAAGAGGCTCTACGTCATCATCATCAGCAACAGAAAGGAGAACAGTTCCCTATATCTCAGTTACCTTACTCTCCAGGAGAGGTCCAATCTTCACAACAACCAGTTGGTAGAGGCGAACAGAGAGAGGAGGCTTTAAGACGACAATATGAACTAGCTGAACAGAGAAGAAGACAACAAGAAGAGGCTCAACGTCAACAGCAGCAGCAACAGAAAGGAGAACAGTTCCCTACATCTCAGTTACCTTACTCTCCAGAAGAGGCCCTAATTCCTCAACAAACAGTTGACGTAGGTCAACAGAGAGAGGAGGCTTTAAGACGACAATATGAACTAGCTGAACAAAGAAGACAACAAGAAGATGCTCTACGTCAACAGCAGCAGCAGCAACAGAAAGGGGAACAGTTCCCTACATCTCAGTTACCTTACTCCGTTGAAGAGGCCCCATCTCCACAACAACCAGTTGATAAAGGTCAGCAGAGAGAGGAGGCTTTAAGACGACAATATGAACTAGCTGAACAGAGAAGAAGAGAACAAGAAGAGGCTCTACGCCAACAACAAGAGAAAGGTGAGCAGTTACCTCACTATAGAGAAGAGGCCCCATCTCAACAACAACCAGTTGATAAAGGTCAACAGAGAGAGGAGGCTTTAAGACGACAATATGAACTAGCTGAACAGAGAAGAAGACAACAAGAAGAGGCCTTACATCAACAGCAACAGAAAGGAGAACAGTTCTCTACATCTCAGTTACCTTACCCCCCAGAAGAGGCTCCATCTCCACAACAACCAGTTGATAAAGGTCAACAGAGAGAGGAGGCTTTAAGACGACAATATGAACTAGCTGGACAGAGAAGAAGACAACAAGAAGAGGCTCAACGTCAACAGCAGCAGCAACAGAAAGGTGAACAGTTCTCTACATCTCAGTTACCTTACTCTCCAGAAGAGGCCCTAATTCCACAACAAACAGTTGACGTAGGTCAACAGAGAGAGGAGGCTTTAAGACGACAATATGAACTAGCTGAACAGAGAAGAAGAGACCAAGAAGAGGCTCTACGCCAACAACAAGAGAAAGGTGAGCAGTTACCTTACTATAGGGAAGAGGCCCCATCTCAACAACAACCAGTTGATAAAGGTCAACAGAGAGAGGACGCTTTAAGACGACAATATGAACTAGCTGAACAGAGAAGAAGACAACAAGAAGAGGCCTTACATCAACAGCAACAGAAAGGAGAACAGTTCTCTACATCTCAGTTACCTTACTCTCCAGAAGAGGCCCTAATTCCACAACAAACAGTTGACGTAGGTCAACAGAGAGAGGAGGCTTTAAGACGACAATATGAACTAGCTGAACAGAGAAGAAGAGAACAAGAAGAGGCTCTACGTCGTCATCATCAGCAACAGGAAGGAGAACAGTTCTCTATATCTCAGTTACCTTACTCTCCAGGAGAGGTCCAATTTTCACAACAACCAGTTGGTAGAGGCGAACAGAGAGAGGAGGCTTTAAGACGACAATATGAAGTAACTGAACAGAGAAGAAGACAACAAGAAGAGGTTCTACGTCAACAGCAGCGGCAACAGAAAGGAGAACAGTTATCTACATCTCAGTTACCTTATTCTCCAGGAGAGGTCCAATCTTCACAACAACCAGTTGATAAAGGTCAACAGAGAGAGGAAGCTTTAAGACGACAATATGAACTAGATGAACAGAGAAGGAGACAACAAGAAGAGGCTCAACGTCAACAGCAGCAGCAACAGAAAGGAGAACAGTTCCCTACATCTGAGTTACCTTACCCCCCAGAAGAGGCTCCATCTCTACAACAACCAGTTGATAAAGGTCAACAGAGAGAGGAGGCTTTAAGACGACAATATGAACTAGCTGAACAGAGAAGAAGACAACAAGAAGAGGCTCAACGTCAACAGCAGCAGCAACAGAAAGGAGAACAGTTCCCTACATCTGAGTTACCTTACCCCCCAGAAGAGGCTCCATCTCCACAACAACCAGTTGATAAAGGTCAACAGAGAGAGGAGGCTTTAAGACGACAATATGAACTAGATGAACAGAGAAGGAGACAACAAGAAGAGGCTCAACGTCAACAGCAGCAGCAACAGAAAGGAGAACAGTTCCCTACATCTGAGTTACCTTACCCCCCAGAAGAGGCTCCATCTCCACAACAACCAGTTGATAAAGGTCAACAGAGAGAGGAGGCTTTAAGACGACAATATGAACTAGCTGAACAGAGAAGAAGACAACAAGAAGAGGCTCAACGTCAACAGCAGCAGCAAGAGAAAGGAGAACAGTACCTTACACCTCAGTTACCTTACTCTCCAGAAGAGGTCTTATCTCCACAACAACAAGGTGATAGAGGTGAACAGAGAGAGGAGGCTTTAAGACGACAATATGAACTAGCTGAACAGAGAAGGAGACAAAAGGAAGTTCATACCACTTCTCacacaacaagtgatacaccatCTGCTCCACAGCTGAGATCTTCTATTTCAAGCGGTACTTTTTCAACCAATATAAAGAGAGAGAAACAAAGTAAAAGCAGAACTATTTCATCAAGGGATTCTAACAGAGATGAACAGAAGAAACCTGAAAAATTGCTGGGGGAGGATGAAAATGAACGTACTGATTCTCTTGAGAGCCAGtctcttaataaaaatattagaaaagaaaGACTGAAAGGATCTAGGATGATTCGATTGAAAATGGATGAAGAAAAAGACAAGTCTTCCGTCGACACTGAGAACAAACCTCGACCTTCCCGAATACAGGGAAGATCACCTCTGTCGGCGCACTTAATGAATTCTGCCTTTTACGTAAGTTTCTCACCTGCACAGGTTATTCAACGAGTCGATTACGATTCTGAGCAAAATGAAGTGACCAGCTCGAGACCGATAGTAAGGGTGAACAGTCCCTTTCCCGTGACTGGGGCTCAAGAATACGAATGGTTACAGGGACTGGCTCCTGATCTTCGAGAGAATTACATTAGAGAAGTGGAACAAGCTCGCTCTAAGGAAGAGACTGATGGTGTTCGTGCTGGAGAATTCCTCAGGAGGTTCTTCTCTTCACCAGGTAGAGCCACTTCAGGACCTGAATCTACGACTCAGTTACCTTTCCAACAGAGCACCCATGCAATGGAACCTAGGGAAGAAGATGGCACAACCAAACCTCAAATAAAAGGCTTGAGAT cGGATTCAACTGCAGATGATAGCACTActatcaccaccaccaccaccattgTAACATCCAATAATAATGGTGGTCTATACGACCATTCTTGCCTCCAGCGTCAAGTAAATCGGCCGTTTATTCGTCCACCCAACATTTCACATGGATCCCCCTACAAATACGAAcgagttttaaataaatacacttcCAACTTTTACTTAATTGCATTATATCGCTGTGATCCAGGCTTCACCCTTGCTGAACCTACAGTCAATACTTTATTTTGCCAACAGCGAAAATGGGTGGGAGACATCCCTGTGTGTGTGAAAAATGGATTCTAG